Proteins encoded in a region of the Coprobacter tertius genome:
- a CDS encoding Fic family protein, with translation MKPIFNEEQQKKAAFILENPLSKLSELYSNEIKDLAVVWCYYSGKIEGNTYTYVETEALLKDGITSEKRYEDAKMLKNLYNTFISELEYIHKEKNQEIIDERTLFRVHQSISTGLVSNEESGSLRARAVRISGTDYIPPKNQQEIESKLNEILFQQGEYTNPLEKAIYLHCNLARLQPFIDGNKRTARMIESIVLMNAGIIPVYSSKDSDILNYRRGLIAFYETEDYSNYADYFLNRQIERMKEIE, from the coding sequence ATGAAACCGATATTCAACGAAGAGCAACAAAAAAAGGCTGCTTTCATTTTGGAGAATCCTCTATCCAAGCTATCTGAACTTTATTCCAATGAAATAAAGGACTTGGCAGTCGTTTGGTGCTACTATTCGGGCAAGATAGAAGGCAATACGTATACCTACGTTGAAACAGAAGCATTACTCAAAGATGGCATTACTTCGGAGAAACGGTACGAAGATGCCAAGATGCTTAAAAACCTCTACAACACGTTCATCTCTGAATTAGAATATATCCATAAAGAAAAAAATCAAGAGATTATAGACGAACGCACTCTTTTTAGAGTACATCAATCTATTTCTACGGGATTAGTATCTAACGAAGAATCGGGTTCATTACGAGCACGAGCAGTTCGTATTAGCGGAACGGATTATATTCCTCCCAAGAATCAGCAAGAAATAGAAAGCAAGCTGAATGAAATTCTTTTTCAGCAGGGCGAATATACCAATCCTTTAGAGAAGGCGATCTATTTGCATTGTAATCTTGCTCGTCTACAACCTTTCATTGACGGAAATAAACGGACGGCAAGGATGATAGAGAGCATTGTCTTGATGAATGCTGGCATCATTCCCGTATATTCTTCCAAAGATTCAGATATTCTGAATTACAGAAGAGGCTTAATCGCTTTTTATGAAACCGAAGATTATAGTAATTATGCCGACTATTTTTTAAATAGACAGATAGAACGAATGAAAGAAATTGAATAG
- the feoB gene encoding ferrous iron transport protein B, with the protein MRLSDLQTGESAIVVKVLGHGAFRKRIMEMGFVRGKKVEILLNAPLKDPIKYKIMGYEVSLRRSEAQMIEVVAMDEILKDTSAPETPHTIIDEETIREIIDKSARTINIALVGNPNCGKTSLFNIASGAHEHVGNYGGVTVDAKQGYFHYKGYNFNIYDLPGTYSLSAYTPEEIYVRRHLINETPDIIVNVVVASNLERNLYLTTELIDMDLSMVIALNMYDELENAGSILDYKTLGGMIGVPIVPTISKTGWGIENLFDTIIKVYEGEDPIVRHIHINHGSVIESGITVIKDELKTDPKIQKYFSPRYLAIKMLEKDREAEVFLHKEVNYDKWAALRDKEVERIEDTLGEDVESAIANEKYGFISGALKETLTPGNKETANTTHLIDALVTNKLFGFPIFIFIMWLMFEATFTLGAYPMAWIENGVAYISNLVQQWMAPGPLKDLIIDGVLGGVGGVIVFLPNILILYFFISFMEDSGYMARAAFIMDRIMHRIGLHGKSFIPLVMGFGCNVPAIMACRTIESRSSRLITILINPFMSCSARIPIYILLIGTFFPNNQSLVFLSLYLGGIVLAIITAKLLRKFMFKKDETPFVMELPPYRLPTAKATVRHMWGKAEQYLRKMGGLILFASIIVWFLSYYPRTEVHDSKNVSTEESLQQQRDSYIGKIGSFIEPVLEPLGFNWKVSIALISGTAAKELIVSTIGVLYSENNADENSVALSEKLKMPDPQTGKPDFTPLISISFMVFVLLYFPCLASIAAIVRESGSWKWGVFSIVYNTGIAWICAFIVYNVGKMFV; encoded by the coding sequence ATGCGATTATCTGATTTACAAACTGGAGAAAGTGCGATTGTTGTAAAAGTTCTGGGGCATGGTGCATTCAGAAAGAGGATAATGGAAATGGGATTTGTAAGGGGGAAAAAAGTAGAAATTTTATTGAATGCTCCTTTAAAAGATCCCATAAAATATAAGATAATGGGATATGAGGTTTCGTTACGACGCAGTGAAGCTCAGATGATAGAGGTAGTAGCTATGGATGAAATCTTGAAAGATACATCGGCTCCCGAAACCCCGCATACGATCATAGATGAAGAGACGATTCGTGAAATTATCGATAAATCGGCTCGAACCATAAATATCGCTCTTGTCGGTAATCCTAATTGTGGAAAAACTTCATTATTCAATATTGCATCCGGTGCGCATGAACATGTGGGGAATTATGGCGGAGTTACGGTTGATGCAAAACAAGGATATTTCCATTATAAGGGATATAATTTCAATATATATGATTTACCAGGGACATATTCCCTTTCGGCATATACTCCTGAAGAAATTTATGTAAGGCGTCATTTGATAAACGAAACTCCCGATATTATCGTTAATGTTGTTGTGGCTTCAAATCTCGAGCGGAATCTATATCTTACGACAGAACTGATCGATATGGATTTAAGCATGGTGATCGCTTTAAATATGTATGACGAATTGGAGAATGCGGGCAGCATTCTCGATTATAAAACTCTTGGAGGTATGATCGGGGTGCCTATTGTTCCTACGATATCGAAGACGGGATGGGGAATCGAAAATCTATTCGATACGATAATAAAAGTGTATGAAGGGGAAGACCCGATCGTTCGGCACATACATATAAATCATGGTTCTGTAATAGAATCGGGCATTACTGTAATAAAAGATGAGTTAAAAACAGATCCGAAAATACAAAAGTATTTTTCACCCCGATATTTGGCGATAAAAATGCTCGAGAAAGACCGGGAGGCCGAGGTATTTTTACATAAAGAGGTGAATTATGATAAATGGGCCGCTTTGCGGGATAAAGAAGTTGAGCGTATTGAGGATACATTGGGTGAAGATGTAGAGTCGGCAATTGCCAACGAAAAATACGGTTTTATTTCAGGGGCGTTAAAAGAGACTCTTACTCCCGGAAATAAAGAAACGGCTAATACGACCCATTTAATTGATGCTTTAGTTACAAATAAACTTTTTGGCTTTCCTATTTTTATATTTATTATGTGGCTTATGTTTGAAGCTACATTTACTTTAGGAGCTTATCCGATGGCGTGGATAGAAAATGGGGTCGCCTATATCTCTAATCTGGTTCAGCAATGGATGGCTCCCGGTCCTTTAAAAGATTTGATAATCGATGGTGTATTAGGCGGAGTAGGGGGCGTTATTGTTTTTTTGCCCAACATACTTATTCTCTATTTCTTCATTTCCTTTATGGAGGATTCGGGCTACATGGCACGTGCAGCATTTATAATGGATAGAATTATGCATCGTATCGGATTGCACGGAAAGTCGTTTATTCCTCTGGTAATGGGATTCGGGTGTAATGTGCCGGCTATAATGGCCTGTCGTACGATCGAGAGTCGCAGCAGCCGTCTAATAACGATTCTCATCAATCCGTTTATGTCATGTAGTGCTCGTATACCCATATATATATTGCTTATCGGAACATTTTTCCCGAATAATCAAAGTCTTGTTTTTCTTTCTCTTTATTTAGGGGGAATAGTATTGGCGATTATCACGGCAAAGTTATTGCGAAAGTTTATGTTTAAAAAAGATGAGACCCCATTCGTAATGGAGTTGCCTCCATATCGTTTACCAACTGCCAAGGCTACGGTTCGGCATATGTGGGGTAAAGCAGAGCAATATTTGCGTAAAATGGGAGGACTCATTTTGTTTGCTTCGATCATTGTTTGGTTTTTGAGTTATTATCCCAGAACCGAAGTACATGACTCCAAAAATGTTTCTACCGAAGAAAGTTTGCAGCAGCAACGAGACTCTTATATAGGGAAAATAGGCAGTTTTATAGAACCGGTTCTCGAGCCGCTCGGTTTCAACTGGAAGGTTAGTATCGCTCTTATATCAGGAACAGCAGCAAAAGAGCTTATTGTAAGTACGATCGGAGTTTTATATTCAGAGAATAATGCTGATGAAAATTCGGTAGCGCTCTCAGAAAAACTTAAAATGCCAGATCCGCAAACGGGAAAACCGGATTTTACCCCTCTTATTTCTATAAGTTTCATGGTATTTGTATTGCTATATTTCCCTTGTTTGGCTTCTATTGCAGCAATTGTTCGGGAATCGGGAAGTTGGAAATGGGGAGTATTTTCTATTGTGTACAATACTGGGATCGCATGGATTTGTGCTTTCATTGTATATAATGTTGGAAAAATGTTTGTTTAA
- a CDS encoding SPOR domain-containing protein, with the protein MFDLIDHIEFLLAKHDCVVVPDLGGFVVQYRHAAFSTDKKTILPPRRSVSFNAELSHNDGLLATSVMSYTNKSYSQSVSHIKEQVEILKKSIKDSVEGFEFGDLGLFYHTPEGSFEFKPKDVGCKISPQLFGLDTLNFPPLVKLQENKDDGNSTVRKADTIYIPLSKGFFKRISAVVAVVIVIMLIATPIHKQQVPVDYAGLVSSELLDNVTGNGYEDNSTSLDISTDYVDEGNRENAIHGITNKENQDFNLQEVKCPRYYIIVATLPSHKAAEKQLDNLRKAGYTQDIKIHDTANKARLYLESFSDKEEAQMYLRKIQSETFFTDAWILSEHSKIK; encoded by the coding sequence ATGTTTGATTTGATAGATCATATCGAATTTTTATTGGCAAAACACGATTGTGTTGTTGTTCCTGATTTAGGTGGTTTTGTCGTACAATATCGCCATGCGGCTTTTTCGACAGATAAAAAAACAATATTGCCGCCAAGGAGGAGTGTCTCTTTCAATGCGGAATTATCTCATAATGACGGTTTGTTGGCAACATCGGTGATGTCTTATACAAATAAGTCTTATTCTCAATCGGTCTCTCATATTAAGGAACAAGTAGAGATATTGAAAAAATCGATAAAAGATTCTGTTGAAGGATTTGAATTTGGTGATTTAGGATTATTCTATCACACACCTGAAGGTTCTTTCGAGTTTAAGCCAAAAGATGTAGGCTGCAAAATATCTCCACAATTGTTTGGCTTGGATACATTGAATTTTCCTCCTTTGGTTAAATTGCAGGAAAATAAGGACGATGGAAATTCAACGGTACGTAAGGCCGATACAATTTATATACCGTTAAGTAAAGGATTTTTTAAACGAATTTCTGCTGTAGTTGCAGTCGTTATCGTTATTATGCTTATTGCGACTCCTATCCATAAGCAACAGGTTCCGGTTGATTATGCAGGGCTTGTATCTTCTGAATTATTGGATAATGTAACTGGTAACGGTTATGAAGATAATAGCACATCGTTAGATATTTCTACAGATTATGTTGATGAGGGAAATCGGGAAAATGCCATACATGGAATTACAAATAAGGAAAATCAGGATTTTAATTTGCAAGAGGTAAAATGTCCTCGTTATTATATCATTGTTGCGACATTACCATCTCATAAAGCTGCAGAAAAACAGCTTGATAATTTGAGAAAAGCCGGTTATACACAGGATATAAAAATACATGATACGGCTAATAAAGCCCGTCTTTATCTTGAATCTTTTTCCGACAAGGAGGAAGCGCAAATGTATTTGCGTAAAATACAATCTGAAACTTTTTTTACCGATGCTTGGATTCTTTCTGAGCATAGCAAAATAAAATAA
- a CDS encoding tetratricopeptide repeat protein, giving the protein MQFKGISFILLMFMTLGCYAQSYNDWVDSSYVYISKKDWVSAEKALLSAVRKEPANPQNSLLLSNLGTVQRRMGKLDDALKSYNNALMITPRAVTLLKNRAALYSEMNRMEDALKDYDRVLMYDEDEENALYLRGLLRLELGDTAACRIDLERLYKLNPQSTDARIGMATLLKCRHYYDNAIDLYNQVIRAEPENSAYYVGRGEAYYYLKKYNKADEDIAKALKLDPDDPLIYVLRAKVKIARYDKEDAALDLKKAVSLGFDKNEAQNILKAGVEL; this is encoded by the coding sequence ATGCAATTTAAAGGAATAAGTTTTATATTGTTGATGTTTATGACCTTAGGATGTTATGCTCAAAGTTATAACGATTGGGTCGATTCATCTTATGTATATATATCGAAAAAAGATTGGGTTTCAGCCGAAAAAGCTTTGTTGAGTGCGGTTCGGAAAGAACCTGCAAATCCTCAAAATTCGCTTTTATTGTCTAATTTGGGAACAGTACAACGAAGAATGGGAAAATTGGACGATGCCCTAAAATCTTACAATAATGCTTTGATGATTACGCCTCGGGCAGTAACACTGCTTAAAAACAGGGCGGCATTATATTCGGAAATGAATAGGATGGAAGATGCTTTGAAGGATTATGACAGGGTATTGATGTATGATGAAGATGAAGAAAATGCTTTATATCTACGTGGACTGTTGCGATTGGAACTTGGCGATACGGCCGCTTGTAGAATAGATTTGGAAAGGTTATATAAATTGAATCCGCAGAGTACCGATGCCCGTATAGGAATGGCTACTTTATTAAAATGCAGGCACTATTATGATAATGCAATCGATTTATATAATCAGGTTATACGGGCAGAACCCGAGAATTCGGCTTATTATGTGGGTAGAGGAGAAGCCTATTATTATCTGAAAAAGTATAATAAAGCCGATGAAGATATTGCAAAAGCATTAAAACTCGATCCCGATGATCCTTTAATATATGTACTCAGGGCTAAGGTGAAAATTGCCAGATACGATAAGGAAGATGCTGCTCTGGACCTTAAAAAAGCAGTTTCGTTGGGATTTGATAAAAACGAGGCTCAAAATATACTTAAAGCGGGGGTGGAGTTATAA
- a CDS encoding clostripain-related cysteine peptidase — MAKIIKYRLGIFIIILLSLLISCNKEDNGVIPLLPKEQPTGEKQRTVLVYMLANNNLYPYGEDNIELMLNAVKNDALQGGNLLVYIDGIHAFPQLIQIKKDNHDHVKKLIIKEYSDRNSASKNSIKEVIDDAYYRFPAKEYGIIFWGHASGWVNESSDPLSFKTFLYHPNTPITRAYGTDGNAWINIDDLAEAIPDNKLQFILFDACYMANAETIYQLRNKAKYIIGSPTEVWASGHPYNTLIPRLFEENIDYEGICEDLYNYYLSYTYPYSTVSAIKCDELDSLARISRRIMLKFNENRAMLQRSEIQQFGRLQYKNNSFFDLDDYIAHIAPVTTPEYKEFSDQLSRTVIAKRYTSKFGDPFYGYVNIEHCCGISAYIPLTDEKNDFYFNLDWGKFIYNISSKP, encoded by the coding sequence ATGGCAAAGATTATTAAATACAGATTAGGAATATTCATTATCATTCTGTTATCATTACTCATCTCATGTAATAAAGAAGATAACGGAGTAATTCCTTTATTACCCAAAGAGCAACCTACCGGGGAAAAACAACGCACGGTACTGGTATATATGCTAGCGAATAATAATCTATACCCATACGGCGAAGATAATATTGAACTTATGCTAAATGCCGTCAAAAACGACGCATTACAAGGGGGAAATCTCCTTGTTTATATCGACGGTATTCATGCTTTCCCCCAATTGATACAAATTAAAAAGGACAATCATGATCATGTTAAAAAACTAATAATAAAAGAGTACTCCGATCGTAATTCTGCTTCTAAAAATAGTATTAAAGAAGTAATCGACGATGCCTATTACCGTTTCCCTGCAAAAGAATACGGAATAATATTTTGGGGACATGCCAGCGGATGGGTTAACGAATCATCCGATCCACTTTCATTCAAGACATTTTTATACCATCCCAATACTCCTATAACCCGAGCATACGGAACCGATGGAAACGCATGGATCAATATAGATGATCTTGCCGAAGCCATACCAGATAATAAATTACAATTTATTCTTTTCGATGCCTGCTATATGGCCAATGCCGAAACAATTTACCAATTACGAAACAAAGCGAAATATATCATTGGGTCGCCCACTGAGGTATGGGCATCCGGACATCCATATAACACTCTTATACCCAGATTATTTGAAGAAAATATAGATTACGAAGGCATCTGTGAAGATTTATACAATTACTATCTTTCTTATACATATCCTTATAGTACCGTTAGTGCAATAAAATGCGATGAATTAGACTCTTTAGCCCGCATATCTCGGAGAATAATGCTTAAATTTAATGAAAACAGAGCAATGCTACAACGATCCGAAATACAACAATTCGGTAGACTCCAATATAAAAACAATAGTTTTTTCGACTTAGACGATTATATTGCACATATAGCACCCGTTACTACTCCAGAATATAAAGAGTTTAGCGACCAATTATCACGTACAGTTATTGCTAAAAGATATACATCCAAATTCGGAGATCCATTTTATGGATATGTGAATATTGAACATTGTTGTGGAATAAGTGCTTATATCCCTTTAACAGATGAGAAAAACGATTTTTATTTCAATCTCGATTGGGGAAAATTCATATATAATATTTCATCAAAACCTTAA
- a CDS encoding mechanosensitive ion channel family protein produces MTFLQIPPITLPTVAADTTKTISFFDKLSKASDLSFDKFLEQAISSIIHGCIRIAIAVAVFWLGRIILKKLKKVLLHILEKRHVDLSLRTFLASLINITLMFILIIIVIGILGVNTSSFIALFASAGIAIGMALSGTLQNFAGGVMVLLFKPYRVGDYIEAQGQSGTVKEIQIFNTILNTPDNKTIIVPNGGISTGIINNYSKEPRRRVDWVFGIGYNDNYDKAKQIISHLLDSDERIHRTPAYTIAITSLGDSSVNIVVRVWVDSADYWSVYFDMNERVFKEFTKQGINIPFPQMDVHLIPVEK; encoded by the coding sequence ATGACCTTTTTACAAATTCCACCGATTACATTGCCGACTGTCGCAGCAGACACGACAAAAACAATTTCTTTTTTCGACAAATTATCAAAAGCATCCGATTTGTCTTTCGACAAATTCCTCGAACAAGCAATAAGCAGCATTATACACGGTTGTATACGTATCGCCATTGCTGTTGCCGTATTTTGGCTGGGAAGAATCATACTGAAAAAACTAAAAAAAGTTCTATTGCATATTCTTGAAAAAAGACATGTAGACTTATCTCTCCGCACCTTTTTGGCAAGTCTTATAAATATAACTCTAATGTTTATCCTTATTATTATCGTTATCGGAATATTAGGAGTAAACACATCTTCTTTCATTGCTCTTTTCGCATCAGCAGGTATCGCTATCGGTATGGCTCTGAGCGGAACATTGCAAAATTTTGCCGGTGGAGTAATGGTTTTATTGTTTAAACCATACCGTGTTGGCGATTATATCGAAGCACAAGGGCAAAGCGGAACTGTCAAAGAAATACAGATATTCAATACCATATTGAATACTCCTGATAATAAAACTATTATCGTTCCCAATGGAGGAATATCTACCGGCATTATCAATAACTACTCCAAAGAACCGCGCCGCCGCGTAGATTGGGTGTTCGGTATCGGCTACAACGACAATTATGACAAAGCGAAACAAATTATATCCCACCTACTCGATAGTGATGAACGTATTCATCGTACACCAGCCTATACCATAGCCATAACAAGTCTGGGAGATAGTTCGGTAAATATTGTAGTCAGAGTTTGGGTAGATTCGGCTGATTATTGGTCGGTATATTTCGATATGAACGAACGTGTATTTAAAGAATTCACCAAACAAGGTATCAATATACCTTTTCCCCAAATGGATGTGCATCTTATTCCAGTCGAAAAATAA
- the recJ gene encoding single-stranded-DNA-specific exonuclease RecJ — translation MISKWNYLPLSPEQDAIKKKLVRELSLSPVLCELLVQRGVTSITEAKKFFHPQLSDLHDPFIMNDMDKAVERLDRAMGGKEKILIYGDYDVDGTTAVALVYKFLRNFYSNIDYYIPDRYDEGYGISKKSIDFASENDFKLIIALDCGIKAIEKVAYAKSKGIDFIICDHHMPDEDLPDAVAVLDPKRTDSAYPYSHLSGCGVGFKFMQGFAINNDIEIKKYLYPLLDLMAVSIASDIVPITGENRILAYHGLKQLNTCPSLGLQSIIHLCGLKNRELTISDIVFKIGPRINASGRMQSGKEAVDLLISKDMEGAKAKSENINQYNEDRKKLDSQITNQANEIILKNCKDLDKRKSIVIYNADWHKGIIGIVASRLTELYYKPAVVLTYSNGLVTGSARSVQGFDIYKAIEYCRDLLENFGGHTYAAGLSLKEENIPHFINRFESYVSENILPTQMSPQLDIDINIEFNEITPSFFRTLKMFNPFGPGNTNPIFCTKNVYDYGTSRLVGRELEHLKLEMVDSRSENIMNGIAFGMHEYNDHIKSHKPFDICYTLEENTHNGASNMQLMIKEIRPSE, via the coding sequence ATGATAAGTAAATGGAATTACTTACCTCTCTCACCAGAACAAGACGCCATAAAAAAGAAATTAGTCCGGGAACTATCTTTAAGCCCCGTTCTATGCGAACTTTTGGTCCAACGAGGGGTGACTTCTATAACAGAAGCTAAGAAATTCTTTCACCCGCAACTGAGCGATCTTCACGATCCTTTTATCATGAACGATATGGATAAGGCGGTAGAGCGACTAGATCGAGCCATGGGTGGCAAAGAAAAGATACTGATTTATGGAGACTATGATGTAGATGGAACAACAGCGGTAGCATTGGTTTACAAGTTTCTCAGAAACTTCTACTCCAATATCGATTATTACATACCCGATCGTTATGACGAAGGTTATGGAATATCGAAAAAGAGTATTGACTTTGCCTCCGAAAACGATTTTAAATTGATCATCGCTCTCGATTGCGGAATAAAAGCAATTGAAAAAGTGGCTTATGCTAAAAGCAAAGGGATAGATTTTATTATTTGTGACCATCATATGCCAGATGAAGATTTACCGGATGCTGTTGCAGTACTCGACCCGAAACGCACCGACTCGGCATATCCCTACTCTCATCTTTCGGGTTGTGGTGTCGGATTTAAATTTATGCAGGGGTTTGCCATTAATAATGACATCGAAATAAAAAAATACTTGTATCCGCTTCTCGATCTCATGGCAGTAAGCATAGCCTCAGACATTGTTCCTATAACAGGAGAAAACCGTATTCTCGCATATCACGGCTTAAAACAGTTAAATACTTGTCCGAGTCTTGGCTTACAAAGTATAATACATTTATGCGGCCTAAAAAACCGGGAACTGACAATAAGTGATATCGTCTTTAAAATCGGCCCTCGCATCAATGCTTCAGGGCGTATGCAATCGGGGAAAGAAGCCGTCGACCTTCTCATCAGTAAGGATATGGAAGGAGCTAAAGCAAAAAGCGAAAATATAAACCAATATAACGAAGACCGGAAAAAACTGGACAGCCAAATCACAAACCAGGCAAACGAAATTATTCTGAAAAATTGCAAAGATCTCGACAAACGCAAATCTATCGTTATATATAACGCCGATTGGCATAAAGGGATTATAGGAATCGTTGCGTCACGCCTTACTGAGTTATATTACAAACCGGCTGTCGTACTGACCTACTCCAATGGTTTGGTTACAGGTTCTGCTCGTTCCGTTCAGGGATTCGATATATATAAAGCTATTGAATACTGCCGTGACCTTCTCGAAAATTTCGGAGGACATACCTATGCAGCCGGTCTATCCTTAAAGGAAGAAAATATACCTCATTTCATCAACCGGTTCGAGTCTTATGTTTCAGAAAATATTCTCCCGACCCAGATGTCTCCACAACTCGACATCGATATCAATATCGAATTTAACGAGATCACTCCATCTTTTTTTCGAACATTAAAAATGTTCAACCCTTTCGGACCGGGAAATACCAACCCTATATTCTGTACTAAAAATGTTTACGATTATGGGACAAGTCGTTTGGTTGGAAGAGAACTGGAACATTTAAAACTCGAAATGGTCGATAGCCGGTCAGAGAATATTATGAATGGCATTGCTTTTGGAATGCACGAATATAACGACCATATCAAATCACATAAACCGTTTGATATATGTTATACTCTCGAAGAAAATACTCATAACGGAGCCTCAAACATGCAACTTATGATTAAAGAAATACGACCTTCGGAATAA